In Monodelphis domestica isolate mMonDom1 chromosome 3, mMonDom1.pri, whole genome shotgun sequence, the following proteins share a genomic window:
- the LOC100027335 gene encoding ectoderm-neural cortex protein 1-like, with protein MSVSSHETRKSRSSSGSMNIQIFHKPGHADSLLTHLNLLRQKCLFTDVVLKAGSGVFHCHRAVLASCSYYFEAMFGGGLKESREGLVDFGDRLHPEVLELLLDYAYSARVLINEENAESLLEAGDMLQFHDIRDAAAAFLEKNLHPANCLNMLALSDAFNCERLFELSWRMALANFASLYKSEDFLKLPKVRLLELVQSEDLEVEEESLVYEAVVGWIKHDLTARHDDLPELLRSVRLALLPEAYLKTQVAQEEVVTSHKLGGEIVADAVRCKMRLLQNDGLVTGFCARPRKVSQALLLLGGQTFMCDKIYTIDQTTNDIIPRTDIPSPRKECSACAIGSKVYVTGGRGSENSASKDVWVYDTLHDEWAKAAPMLVARFGHGSAELAHSLYVVGGHTAVSGSFPASPSVSLKQVEHYDPQTNKWTLVAPLREGVSNAAVVGAKKKLFVFGGTSVNQIHLPKVQCFDPCQNRWTAPTTCPQAWRYTAAAVLGSQVIVIGGDTEFSASSAYRFHSDTFQWSKFGDVTARRISCRAVTCGNRLFVVGGYCGTQRCKTLDCYDPTSDTWSSITTVPYSLIPTAFVSTWKYLSV; from the coding sequence ATGTCAGTCAGCAGCCACGAGACCAGGAAGTCTCGATCCAGCTCTGGCTCCATGAACATACAGATTTTTCACAAGCCAGGCCATGCAGACAGCCTCCTGACCCATCTGAACTTGCTTCGACAAAAGTGTCTTTTCACCGATGTGGTGCTGAAGGCGGGGAGTGGTGTTTTCCACTGTCACCGAGCTGTGCTGGCTTCTTGTAGCTACTACTTTGAGGCCATGTTTGGAGGGGGCCTGAAAGAGAGCCGAGAGGGCCTCGTAGACTTCGGCGACAGACTGCATCCGGAGGTATTGGAATTGTTGCTTGACTATGCCTACTCAGCGAGGGTGCTAATCAATGAAGAGAATGCAGAGTCTCTCCTGGAGGCGGGAGACATGCTGCAGTTTCATGACATCCGGGATGCCGCTGCAGCCTTCTTGGAAAAAAATCTGCATCCAGCCAACTGTCTCAATATGCTGGCCCTGTCTGATGCCTTTAATTGTGAGAGGCTGTTTGAGCTGTCCTGGAGGATGGCCTTAGCTAACTTTGCTTCTTTGTACAAGTCTGAAGATTTCCTCAAACTCCCCAAAGTGAGGCTGTTAGAGCTTGTGCAGAGTGAAGAcctggaggtggaggaggaaagcCTGGTATATGAGGCAGTTGTTGGCTGGATCAAACACGACCTAACTGCCCGGCACGATGACTTACCAGAGCTTTTGCGCTCTGTTCGCCTGGCACTCCTGCCTGAGGCTTATCTCAAAACTCAAGTAGCTCAAGAAGAGGTCGTAACAAGCCACAAACTTGGTGGGGAGATCGTGGCAGATGCCGTGCGCTGTAAGATGAGGCTCCTGCAGAATGATGGGCTGGTGACGGGGTTCTGTGCTCGGCCCAGGAAGGTCAGCCAGGCTCTCCTGCTCCTTGGGGGCCAGACGTTCATGTGTGACAAGATTTATACCATCGACCAGACCACCAACGACATCATCCCTAGGACGGATATTCCAAGCCCCCGGAAAGAATGTAGTGCCTGTGCCATTGGCTCTAAAGTCTATGTCACTGGAGGCCGGGGTTCTGAAAACAGTGCCTCCAAGGATGTGTGGGTCTATGACACCCTTCATGATGAATGGGCCAAAGCTGCCCCGATGCTAGTGGCCAGGTTTGGCCACGGCTCTGCTGAGCTGGCTCATTCTCTCTATGTAGTTGGGGGCCACACAGCTGTGAGTGGTTCCTTTCCAGCTTCCCCTTCTGTGTCACTTAAACAGGTAGAACATTATGACCCTCAGACTAACAAGTGGACTTTGGTGGCCCCACTCCGGGAAGGGGTCAGCAATGCTGCTGTGGTTGGGGCAAAGAAGAAGCTTTTTGTTTTTGGTGGTACCAGTGTGAACCAGATCCATCTACCCAAAGTGCAGTGCTTTGATCCCTGTCAGAACCGCTGGACAGCACCTACCACCTGTCCCCAAGCTTGGAGATACACCGCAGCTGCCGTGCTGGGCAGCCAAGTGATTGTGATTGGGGGGGACACGGAGTTCTCAGCCAGTTCTGCCTACCGCTTCCACAGTGACACCTTCCAGTGGTCTAAGTTTGGGGATGTGACGGCCAGAAGGATTAGCTGCCGAGCAGTCACCTGTGGAAATAGACTCTTTGTAGTGGGGGGCTACTGTGGAACTCAGCGCTGCAAAACTCTTGATTGTTACGACCCTACCTCAGATACCTGGAGCAGCATTACAACCGTCCCTTATTCTCTAATCCCCACGGCATTTGTCAGCACCTGGAAATACCTGTCTGTTTGA